One window of Nocardia nova SH22a genomic DNA carries:
- the ftsE gene encoding cell division ATP-binding protein FtsE, with amino-acid sequence MITLRNVTKSYKTSTRPALDNVSVEVDKGEFVFIIGPSGSGKSTFMQLLLKEVKPTTGEVHVADFRVDRLPGRRVPKLRQRIGCVFQDFRLLQQKTVEQNVAFALEVIGKNRKFINRAVPEALDLVGLSGKADRLPSELSGGEQQRVAIARAFVNRPLVLLADEPTGNLDPDTSQDIMMLLERINRVGTTVLMATHDNHIVDAMRRRVVELDRGRLVRDEATGVYGVGR; translated from the coding sequence GTGATTACCCTGCGGAACGTCACCAAGTCGTATAAAACCTCGACGAGGCCCGCGCTGGACAATGTTTCGGTCGAGGTCGACAAGGGCGAGTTCGTCTTCATTATCGGACCCTCCGGGTCGGGTAAATCGACGTTCATGCAACTGTTGCTGAAAGAGGTCAAACCGACCACCGGCGAGGTGCATGTCGCCGATTTCCGGGTCGACCGGCTGCCCGGCCGAAGGGTGCCCAAGCTGCGGCAACGCATCGGCTGCGTCTTCCAGGACTTCCGGCTGCTGCAGCAGAAGACGGTCGAGCAGAATGTGGCGTTCGCGCTGGAAGTGATCGGCAAGAATCGCAAATTCATCAACCGCGCGGTACCCGAGGCGCTGGACCTGGTCGGCCTGTCCGGTAAGGCCGACCGGCTGCCCAGCGAGCTGTCCGGCGGTGAGCAGCAGCGCGTCGCCATCGCCCGGGCCTTCGTGAACCGGCCGCTGGTGCTGCTGGCCGACGAACCGACCGGCAACCTCGACCCCGACACCAGTCAGGACATCATGATGCTGCTGGAACGCATCAATCGCGTCGGCACCACGGTGCTGATGGCGACCCACGACAATCACATCGTCGACGCCATGCGCCGGCGCGTGGTCGAACTCGATCGCGGCCGCCTGGTCCGTGACGAGGCCACCGGCGTGTACGGGGTGGGCCGGTAA
- the ftsX gene encoding permease-like cell division protein FtsX, whose amino-acid sequence MRGSFLFGEVFNGLRRNVTMTVAMILTTAVSLTMLGGGMLAVRMADKTEQYFLDRLEVRLYLTEDVSATDPDCSQDPCKALMSDLKSEPGVESVQFLNRSEAIREAKEKTFKDQPELAKYVSESPLPASLRVKMTDADQYPRIFKDFQTRPGVGFVRNDKDIVDRLVSLFDGLRNAAFGLAVLQALAALLLIANMVQIAAFTRREEVGIMRLVGATRWYTQLPFLLEAVVAALAGSVLAVLGLIVARPLVIDRALGDLFASKVFPRITGDDIAMVAMTVVPVGIVFAALTAYGTLRYYVRE is encoded by the coding sequence ATGCGCGGAAGCTTCCTGTTCGGCGAGGTCTTCAACGGCCTACGCCGCAATGTCACCATGACCGTCGCGATGATCCTGACCACGGCGGTGTCGCTGACCATGCTCGGCGGCGGCATGCTCGCGGTGCGGATGGCCGACAAGACCGAGCAGTACTTCCTCGATCGGCTCGAGGTGCGGCTGTATCTGACCGAGGACGTCTCGGCGACCGATCCGGACTGCTCGCAGGATCCGTGCAAGGCGCTGATGTCGGATCTCAAGTCCGAACCGGGCGTGGAATCGGTGCAGTTCCTCAACCGCTCCGAAGCCATCCGGGAGGCCAAGGAGAAGACCTTCAAGGACCAGCCCGAACTGGCCAAATACGTCAGTGAATCGCCGCTGCCCGCCTCGCTGCGGGTCAAGATGACCGACGCCGACCAGTACCCGCGCATCTTCAAGGACTTCCAGACCCGGCCCGGCGTCGGTTTCGTGCGCAACGACAAGGACATCGTCGACCGCCTGGTGAGCCTGTTCGACGGCCTGCGCAACGCGGCCTTCGGCCTGGCGGTGCTGCAAGCCCTGGCGGCCCTGCTGCTGATCGCGAACATGGTCCAGATCGCGGCCTTCACCCGACGCGAGGAGGTCGGCATCATGCGCCTGGTCGGCGCCACCCGCTGGTACACCCAGCTGCCGTTCCTGCTGGAGGCGGTCGTGGCGGCGCTCGCCGGTTCCGTACTGGCGGTACTGGGCCTGATCGTCGCCCGCCCGCTGGTGATCGACCGCGCCCTGGGCGACCTGTTCGCCTCCAAGGTCTTCCCCCGCATCACCGGCGACGACATCGCGATGGTCGCGATGACCGTGGTCCCCGTAGGCATCGTGTTCGCGGCCCTGACCGCGTACGGGACCCTGCGGTACTACGTGCGCGAGTAG
- a CDS encoding GNAT family N-acetyltransferase translates to MSSPAVMLSAALDDVPAILALRDELARWMVGNSIMQWVPGEYPAGRLAAEVGSGEWYALWSESGDLRAAVRLVWSDAEFWGEDTPAGYIHGLMVAPAARGTGLGSAVLRFCGERTLAHGLTTQRLDVVASNPVLRDYYARHGFAEVREVPLPAHFGTRNRVVLLERALVPDGTRALSSE, encoded by the coding sequence GTGAGTTCTCCTGCCGTGATGTTGTCGGCCGCCCTGGACGACGTCCCTGCGATCCTCGCGCTGCGCGATGAACTCGCGCGCTGGATGGTCGGCAACTCCATCATGCAGTGGGTGCCGGGTGAGTATCCGGCCGGCCGGCTTGCCGCCGAGGTCGGCTCCGGCGAGTGGTATGCCCTGTGGTCCGAATCCGGGGACCTGCGTGCGGCTGTGCGGCTGGTCTGGTCGGATGCCGAGTTCTGGGGCGAGGACACCCCCGCCGGATACATCCACGGGCTGATGGTCGCCCCGGCCGCCCGCGGTACCGGTCTGGGCAGCGCTGTGCTGCGCTTCTGTGGCGAGCGCACGCTCGCTCACGGCCTCACCACGCAGCGGCTCGATGTTGTCGCGAGCAATCCGGTGCTGCGCGACTACTACGCCCGGCACGGGTTCGCGGAGGTGCGGGAGGTGCCGCTGCCCGCGCATTTCGGGACCAGGAACAGGGTCGTGCTACTGGAGAGGGCCCTGGTTCCGGACGGAACCAGGGCCCTCTCCAGCGAATGA
- the recQ gene encoding DNA helicase RecQ, whose translation MTGVNPPETLETADPVKATVEPDAAQQVLQRVFGYDSFRGLQHEIVDQVISGGDALVLMPTGGGKSLCYQIPALVRPGVGVVISPLIALMQDQVDALTALGVRAGFLNSTQYPDERRTVEAQFVAGELDVLYLAPERLKLESTAQLLDRGKVSVFAIDEAHCVSQWGHDFRPDYLALSMLHERWPDVPRIALTATATEATRREIAERLDLTGAKHFVAGFDRPNIQYRIEPKNRADQQLLSFIRTEHPGEAGIVYCLSRNSVERTAEFLCANGISAVPYHAGLDARTRATNQSRFLREDGLIVVATIAFGMGIDKPDVRFVAHLDLPKSVEGYYQETGRAGRDGQPSTAWMVYGLNDVVQQRKMIDSSEGDAAHRRQLQLHLDAMLALCETVQCRRGQLLKYFGQSGDTCGNCDTCLNPPESWDGTVAAQKALSTVLRLRRERGQSFGAGHIVDILLGKSNPKVLQHKHNELKVFGVGADLRDTEWRGVIRQLLAQGLLTVHGEYGVLTLTEASEDVLFKQRKVMMRREPERVKPPRAAKAKASRLAAADLTPAAAGLFEQLRAWRAAEAKEQGVPAYVVFHDATLREIASRKPTTPGELGGISGIGENKLAKYGEGVLEVLANAAGEDAGTPGRPDADPGTTSPAADAAAPRLARNTGGASARRSESAGTDRQRARTAPEPRSANRGRTGTLPPADTPEWDYADPDFEPPPDDAY comes from the coding sequence ATGACTGGCGTGAATCCCCCGGAGACGCTCGAAACGGCCGACCCTGTAAAAGCAACTGTCGAACCCGATGCGGCACAACAGGTTCTGCAACGTGTTTTCGGCTACGACAGCTTCCGGGGATTACAGCACGAGATCGTCGATCAGGTTATTTCCGGTGGTGACGCCCTGGTCCTGATGCCCACCGGTGGCGGTAAGTCGCTGTGCTATCAGATCCCCGCGCTGGTGAGGCCGGGCGTAGGCGTGGTGATCTCACCACTCATCGCGCTCATGCAGGACCAGGTGGACGCGCTCACCGCACTCGGCGTGCGTGCGGGATTTCTCAACTCCACCCAGTACCCCGACGAGCGGCGCACGGTCGAGGCGCAGTTCGTCGCGGGTGAGCTGGATGTGCTCTATCTGGCTCCGGAGCGGCTGAAGCTCGAGTCCACCGCGCAACTGCTGGACCGGGGCAAGGTGTCGGTCTTCGCGATCGACGAGGCGCACTGTGTATCGCAGTGGGGCCACGATTTCCGGCCCGACTATCTGGCCCTGTCGATGCTGCACGAGCGCTGGCCCGACGTGCCGCGCATCGCGCTGACGGCCACGGCCACCGAGGCCACGCGGCGCGAGATCGCTGAGCGACTGGATCTCACGGGGGCAAAACACTTCGTCGCGGGTTTCGATCGGCCGAATATCCAGTACCGGATCGAACCGAAGAATCGCGCCGATCAGCAACTGCTGTCGTTCATCCGGACCGAGCATCCGGGGGAGGCGGGCATCGTCTACTGCCTGTCGCGTAACTCGGTGGAGCGCACGGCGGAGTTCCTGTGCGCCAACGGGATCAGCGCGGTGCCGTACCACGCGGGTCTGGACGCGCGCACCCGCGCCACCAATCAGTCCCGGTTCCTGCGCGAGGACGGGCTGATCGTCGTCGCCACGATCGCCTTCGGTATGGGTATCGACAAACCGGATGTGCGGTTCGTCGCCCACCTGGATCTGCCGAAGTCGGTGGAGGGTTACTACCAGGAGACCGGCCGCGCGGGCCGCGACGGCCAGCCCTCCACTGCCTGGATGGTCTACGGACTCAATGATGTTGTGCAGCAACGGAAGATGATCGACTCCTCCGAGGGAGACGCCGCGCACCGGCGGCAGCTACAGCTGCATCTGGACGCGATGCTCGCCCTGTGCGAGACGGTGCAGTGCCGCCGCGGCCAGTTGCTCAAATACTTCGGCCAGTCCGGTGACACCTGCGGTAACTGCGACACCTGCCTGAATCCGCCGGAGTCCTGGGACGGCACGGTCGCCGCGCAGAAAGCCCTCTCGACGGTGCTGCGGCTGCGGCGTGAGCGCGGTCAGAGTTTCGGCGCCGGGCACATCGTCGACATCCTGCTCGGGAAGTCGAATCCGAAGGTGTTGCAGCACAAGCACAATGAGCTGAAGGTCTTCGGCGTCGGCGCCGATCTGCGCGATACCGAATGGCGCGGGGTGATCCGCCAGCTGCTGGCTCAGGGCCTGCTCACCGTGCACGGCGAATACGGCGTACTGACGCTCACCGAGGCCAGTGAGGACGTGCTGTTCAAACAGCGCAAGGTGATGATGCGCCGCGAACCGGAGCGCGTGAAGCCGCCCCGGGCGGCCAAGGCGAAGGCGTCCCGGCTCGCCGCGGCCGATCTCACCCCGGCCGCCGCGGGCCTGTTCGAGCAGCTGCGGGCCTGGCGAGCGGCGGAAGCCAAGGAGCAGGGCGTCCCCGCCTATGTCGTCTTCCACGACGCCACCCTCCGCGAGATCGCGAGCCGCAAGCCCACGACCCCCGGCGAACTGGGTGGGATCAGCGGAATCGGTGAGAACAAGCTCGCGAAATACGGCGAGGGCGTGCTCGAGGTGCTCGCGAACGCGGCGGGGGAGGACGCGGGGACCCCTGGTCGCCCCGACGCCGATCCGGGCACCACATCTCCGGCCGCCGATGCCGCTGCGCCCAGGTTGGCCCGGAACACCGGCGGCGCGTCTGCCCGTCGATCCGAGTCGGCAGGGACCGACAGGCAGCGGGCGCGTACCGCACCCGAGCCGCGTTCGGCGAACCGCGGCCGTACGGGCACCCTTCCGCCCGCCGACACCCCGGAGTGGGATTACGCCGATCCCGATTTCGAGCCGCCGCCGGACGACGCCTACTGA
- the smpB gene encoding SsrA-binding protein SmpB, protein MKEKGRKVIATNRKARHNYTILDTYEAGIALVGTEVKSLREGKASLVDAYATIDDGEVWLRGLHIPEYGHGTWTNHSPRRTRKLLLHRREIDKLTGKTKESSQTLVPLSMYFADGKVKVELALAKGKQDYDKRHDLARRTAEREVTRELGRRVKGMR, encoded by the coding sequence ATGAAGGAGAAGGGCCGCAAGGTCATCGCGACCAACCGCAAGGCGCGGCACAACTACACGATCCTCGACACCTACGAGGCGGGAATCGCGCTGGTCGGTACCGAGGTCAAGAGCCTGCGGGAGGGTAAGGCGTCATTGGTGGACGCCTACGCCACGATCGACGACGGTGAGGTGTGGCTGCGCGGCCTGCACATCCCCGAGTACGGGCACGGCACCTGGACCAACCACTCTCCGCGCCGCACCCGCAAACTGCTGCTGCACCGCCGCGAGATCGACAAACTCACCGGTAAGACCAAGGAGAGTTCGCAGACCCTGGTCCCGCTGTCGATGTATTTCGCCGACGGCAAGGTGAAGGTGGAACTCGCGCTGGCCAAGGGCAAGCAGGACTACGACAAGCGTCACGACCTGGCCCGGCGCACTGCCGAACGGGAGGTGACGCGCGAGCTCGGCCGGCGGGTGAAGGGTATGCGTTGA
- a CDS encoding DMT family transporter, with translation MTAIALALIASIGYGVSDFVGGLASRRVAALRVVIVSYPLSAVILILVAPFAGGGPDAATLWWGAAAGVASGLAVWWFYAALARGPMAVVSPLTAVLSAGVPIVIGLLAGDRPGPAACAGIVCAVVAVVLVSKESPDKVTEEITGGRELRFDRRIAVLTVGSGVAFGLMFVFLHESAATPGLWPVLMSRLSATVVVWVAAMTTGNFHPPRGEPLRLAAYVSVLDVAANVAMLYAFHGSMLSLVSVIGSLYPAATVLLAMVLLGERVGRLQRIGMVLALGSVALIATG, from the coding sequence TTGACCGCTATCGCGTTGGCGCTGATCGCATCCATCGGTTACGGGGTCAGCGATTTCGTGGGTGGGCTCGCGTCGCGCCGGGTGGCCGCGCTGCGGGTGGTGATCGTCTCCTACCCGCTGTCGGCGGTGATCTTGATCCTGGTCGCCCCGTTCGCCGGCGGCGGCCCGGACGCCGCGACGCTGTGGTGGGGTGCGGCCGCAGGTGTCGCCAGTGGTCTGGCGGTCTGGTGGTTCTACGCGGCGCTGGCCCGCGGCCCGATGGCCGTGGTGTCACCCCTGACCGCGGTGCTGTCCGCCGGGGTCCCGATCGTGATCGGCCTGCTCGCCGGGGACCGCCCGGGTCCGGCCGCCTGTGCGGGCATCGTGTGTGCGGTGGTGGCGGTGGTGCTGGTGAGCAAGGAGTCGCCGGACAAGGTCACCGAGGAGATCACCGGCGGCCGTGAGCTGCGTTTCGATCGCCGTATCGCGGTACTGACCGTGGGCTCCGGTGTGGCCTTCGGCCTGATGTTCGTCTTCCTGCACGAATCGGCCGCGACCCCTGGTCTCTGGCCGGTCCTGATGTCGCGATTGTCGGCCACCGTCGTGGTGTGGGTGGCGGCCATGACCACCGGCAACTTCCATCCGCCGCGCGGCGAACCACTGCGGCTGGCGGCCTACGTGAGCGTGCTCGACGTCGCCGCCAATGTCGCGATGCTGTACGCCTTCCACGGTTCGATGCTGTCGCTGGTCAGCGTGATCGGCTCGCTCTATCCGGCGGCGACGGTGCTGCTGGCGATGGTGCTGCTCGGGGAGCGGGTGGGCCGGTTGCAACGCATCGGCATGGTGCTGGCACTGGGCTCGGTCGCCCTGATCGCGACCGGTTGA
- a CDS encoding DUF4254 domain-containing protein: MDVVDQARTLLIAELDRWVTGRFPPAHGAASIHTETLGAVIDRLAYYTAAAEAAPNAAELRCLWRKLGELAVAYSDLAAEVRRGVRRLPGCS, translated from the coding sequence GTGGATGTCGTAGACCAGGCGCGGACGCTGCTCATCGCCGAACTCGATCGCTGGGTCACCGGCCGGTTCCCACCGGCTCACGGCGCCGCGTCGATTCATACCGAGACACTGGGCGCCGTGATCGATCGCCTCGCCTACTACACAGCGGCCGCGGAGGCCGCGCCCAACGCCGCAGAACTGCGTTGCCTGTGGCGGAAACTGGGCGAACTGGCCGTAGCGTATTCCGATCTCGCAGCCGAGGTGCGACGCGGTGTACGCCGTCTGCCCGGATGCAGCTGA
- a CDS encoding helix-turn-helix domain-containing protein produces the protein MSVADSTLPRRQLGRHLREGRESIGLTLVEAAKLMQWGKSTLQRLEKGQTEKIRTHDVGLLCEIYQLKTEQTADLVALAEQAAVKNWWQAYGSLISPNFDVYMGLESSAREIFLYQPAAVPGIFQTAEYTRTLDHLFFPDDTEDELTRRVELRLRRQGVITRKKQPAELTAILHEAALRTVVGSPKILAAQLRRLADLSTEPNIQIRVLPFRAGLPVGLSTGPFVILDFGKSPAGDPIEPTVVYAEAFTGAMYFEDDADVDRYRDASRIILRATLDDRASRDLLREMARECGRER, from the coding sequence ATGTCAGTGGCCGACAGCACACTCCCGCGCCGCCAACTCGGGCGGCATCTCCGGGAGGGCCGGGAGTCCATCGGACTCACCCTGGTGGAAGCGGCCAAACTCATGCAGTGGGGCAAGTCCACCCTGCAACGACTGGAGAAGGGGCAGACCGAGAAGATCCGCACACACGATGTGGGGCTGCTGTGCGAGATCTACCAGCTGAAAACCGAGCAGACGGCCGACCTGGTCGCGCTCGCGGAACAGGCCGCGGTGAAGAACTGGTGGCAGGCATACGGGTCGCTGATCTCACCGAACTTCGATGTGTACATGGGGCTGGAATCCTCTGCGCGAGAGATATTTTTGTACCAACCAGCAGCCGTGCCAGGTATCTTTCAAACGGCGGAATACACACGGACCCTCGATCACCTCTTCTTTCCCGATGACACCGAGGATGAGCTGACCCGGCGCGTAGAGTTGCGCCTGCGGCGTCAGGGAGTGATCACCCGCAAGAAGCAACCTGCCGAGCTGACGGCCATCCTGCACGAGGCAGCATTGCGAACCGTAGTTGGATCACCCAAAATACTTGCGGCACAGCTCCGACGGCTCGCAGACCTCAGCACAGAACCGAATATCCAGATTCGTGTGCTGCCATTCAGGGCCGGGCTTCCAGTAGGACTGTCGACCGGACCGTTCGTCATTCTGGACTTCGGCAAAAGCCCCGCGGGCGATCCGATCGAGCCGACCGTCGTCTACGCGGAGGCGTTCACCGGAGCGATGTACTTCGAGGACGACGCCGATGTCGACAGGTACCGTGATGCCAGTCGGATCATCTTGCGCGCGACCCTCGACGATCGTGCAAGCCGGGACCTACTGCGTGAAATGGCAAGGGAGTGCGGACGTGAACGCTGA
- a CDS encoding DUF397 domain-containing protein, which translates to MNADLSGAHWFTSSHSGGGQECVEVAFLSEGFVGVRDSKDRTGPALIFTPSEWDAFTSAVGTDGFNRSA; encoded by the coding sequence GTGAACGCTGATCTATCGGGTGCCCACTGGTTCACCAGCAGTCACAGTGGAGGCGGCCAGGAGTGCGTTGAAGTTGCATTCCTCTCCGAAGGCTTTGTCGGCGTCCGCGATTCGAAGGACCGCACCGGCCCGGCGTTGATCTTCACCCCCAGCGAATGGGACGCCTTCACCAGCGCCGTCGGCACGGACGGATTCAACCGATCGGCCTGA
- a CDS encoding helix-turn-helix domain-containing protein: MSHARWKTLRERKLAEGYTEPDDVTEARREIQLSMALAKAVYDRRTELGLTQADLAERAGLTQAKISRIEGSDTVPTLPLLAKLADALEATLNIALDAEDTRVNFTSHHTDAA, encoded by the coding sequence ATGAGCCACGCACGCTGGAAGACCCTCCGGGAACGCAAACTCGCCGAGGGCTACACCGAACCCGACGATGTCACCGAGGCCCGCCGCGAAATCCAGCTCTCCATGGCACTGGCCAAAGCCGTCTACGACCGCCGGACCGAACTCGGACTCACCCAAGCCGACCTCGCCGAACGCGCAGGACTCACACAAGCCAAGATCTCACGCATAGAGGGCTCCGACACGGTGCCGACCCTCCCCCTGCTCGCCAAACTCGCCGACGCCCTCGAAGCCACGCTCAATATCGCCCTCGACGCCGAGGACACCCGAGTCAACTTCACCAGTCACCACACCGACGCGGCCTGA
- a CDS encoding type II toxin-antitoxin system RelE/ParE family toxin — protein sequence MSELFAIEIEPEVRDWLEALPAKHFLKIDEYVGLLAEQAQALSEPYARYLGDGVRELRPTLDGAAIRITYWLAPGRRAILLTVFRKTRMREDAEVKRAKLAQQTCEAEHEPAHQEFIRTIEKGELDR from the coding sequence GTGAGCGAACTGTTCGCCATCGAGATCGAGCCAGAGGTACGGGATTGGCTGGAAGCACTCCCAGCCAAGCACTTCCTCAAGATCGATGAATATGTCGGCTTGCTCGCAGAGCAGGCTCAGGCACTGAGCGAGCCTTATGCCCGATACCTCGGCGACGGCGTTCGCGAACTACGTCCGACATTGGACGGCGCCGCCATCCGCATCACCTATTGGCTTGCCCCGGGCCGACGAGCCATCCTGCTGACGGTATTCCGGAAGACCAGGATGCGAGAAGATGCCGAGGTCAAACGCGCGAAACTGGCCCAGCAGACGTGCGAGGCCGAACACGAGCCCGCCCATCAGGAATTCATCCGCACAATCGAGAAAGGAGAATTGGACCGATGA
- a CDS encoding DUF899 domain-containing protein has protein sequence MSTPALPPVVDAETWQRELDALRVREKAATRELDAIAAQRRRLPMVEMPEYTLVGEQGPVRLADIFDGKSQLIVYNHMWFPGERWQCPGCTGFTSQFTRLEFLDNWDARFVVVTQGPIDEALAYKRRVGNKMTWYSTADSPFGTDVGAPPGGGFAVNVFLRDGNTVYRTWHTGGRGCEQLGHTFPLIDVLPYGRQEVWQDSPDGWPQSPTYSRWAGSKDIAAAYGEPMNE, from the coding sequence ATGAGCACACCCGCCCTGCCGCCCGTAGTCGACGCCGAGACCTGGCAGCGCGAACTCGACGCGCTGCGCGTGCGCGAGAAGGCCGCGACCCGCGAACTCGACGCCATCGCCGCCCAGCGCCGCCGCCTGCCGATGGTCGAGATGCCCGAGTACACCCTCGTGGGCGAACAGGGCCCGGTCCGGCTAGCGGACATCTTCGACGGCAAATCCCAGCTGATCGTCTACAACCACATGTGGTTCCCGGGCGAGCGCTGGCAGTGCCCCGGCTGCACCGGATTCACCTCGCAATTCACCAGATTGGAGTTCCTGGACAACTGGGACGCCCGATTCGTCGTCGTCACCCAGGGCCCCATCGACGAGGCCCTGGCCTACAAACGCCGCGTCGGCAACAAGATGACCTGGTACTCCACCGCCGACAGCCCCTTCGGCACCGACGTCGGCGCCCCACCCGGAGGAGGCTTCGCCGTCAACGTCTTCCTCCGCGACGGCAATACCGTCTACCGCACCTGGCACACCGGCGGCCGAGGCTGCGAACAACTCGGCCACACCTTCCCCTTGATCGACGTCCTGCCCTACGGACGGCAGGAGGTCTGGCAGGACTCCCCCGACGGCTGGCCCCAATCCCCGACATACAGCCGGTGGGCGGGGTCGAAGGACATCGCCGCGGCGTATGGGGAACCGATGAATGAGTAG